Below is a genomic region from Helicobacter ibis.
AAGTATCAGTTTCTATACTTGATCATATTTTGGTTAGCTATTATGATACTCCAACACCACTAAATCAAGTATCGTCTGTTATAGCGCAAGATGCAAGCACTATTGTTATTACCCCATGGGAAAAAACTTTGCTAAAAGATATAGAAAGAGCAATACAAGAAGCAAATATTGGCGTAAATCCAAACAACGATGGAGAGGCTATTAAACTATTCTTCCCTCCAATGACTAGTGAGCAGAGAAAAGAAAGTGCAAAAGAAGCAAAAAATATAGGTGAGAAAGCAAAAATTTCTATAAGAAATATTAGAAAAGATTCTAATGACAAAATCAAAAAATTAGAAAAAGATAAATTAATAACAGAAGACGAATCTAAAAAAGCTCAAGATGAAATACAGAAATTTACTGATAATGCTACAAAAAAAATTGATGAATCAGTAAAACACAAAGAAGAAGAATTATTAAAAATCTAAGGATAGCCAATGGATATAAAGCAGGTTTATATAGATTCTAAGGCTCTCTTGGAGGGACATTTTTTACTAAGTAGTGGCAAACATTCTCCGTATTATCTGCAATCTGCTAGAATAATGGAATATCCTCAAAAATCAGAGATTGTAATCAAAGAGTTATCTAAGTTGATATTGGATTCTGGAATTAGAATAGATAGTGTATGCTCTCCTGCTCTTGGCGGTTTATTGGTTGGATATGAGCTTGCTAGGTCATTGAATGTAAGGTTTATATTCACAGAAAGAGTAAATGGTAAAATGGAGCTAAGGCGTGGGTTTAGTGTTAGAAAAGGTGAGAAGATTCTTGTGTGCGAAGATATAATAACTACAGGTGGATCGGCTGTAGAATGTGGCAATGAAGTAAGAAAATATGGTGCTGAAGTTATGGCTTATGCAGCATTAGCTAATCGTGGGATATGTTCTATATATAATGACAACAATCCACAACAAGATTCTTGTAAGCTAAATCCAAATATTCCACTATTTGCATTGGGCAACTTTGTATTTGATACCTATGAGGTCGATGATTGTCCTTTGTGCAAAGGAGGGAGTGTAGCAATAAAGCCGGGAAGTCGTGGTAATTAATGCGATTTAGGCATGTAAAGAAAATATCCAAAAAAATCATTACACATGATAATAATGATAACTTGGCTACATTTTTTGATAGATTCAAAGCCCAAGTTGTAGATACTTTTATGATTTATATGCCTATTTTGTATTTTATTACTTATGTTATTATGGGCAGTGCAGAGGCTTTTAGAGATTCTGTTTTAGCGCCTTTTTTCGGTGTTATTTTATATGGGATTGTAGTTAGTATTTTTATGTCATTTGGTGGGCAAACACCAGGTAAAAAAGCTTATGAAATCATTGTAAAAAGAGATGATAATAAGAAAATTACTTTTTTATTTGCAATGACTAGATTCTTTTTATTTTTGGTTTCTGGTTTTTTGATATTTGGTATTTTTATGCCCTTATTTAGGAAAGATAAGAAAACTTTGCATGATTTGATATTGCAGACAAAAGTGTGTAAAAAGGTATAATTTTAGTTTAATTGTTTATTGTTATATTTTGTTAATTGTATATTAAAAAAGTTTTTGGCATAATCTGAAATTTATGTAGATACTGCTTTATAGTATAAAAGGGTGTTTTATGAATTCTATTTTTACATTTGCTGGACTTATAAGTCATGACCATGATTTTATCATTGCATTTCATGTTGTGTTGGTTGCTATTATTGCATTTATATTAGCTAGATTTGCCACTGCAAAGATGCAAGTAATTCCGGGAACTATACAAAATGTTTTTGAAGCATTTTTAAGTGGTGTAATTTTCATGGCTAAAGATGTTATTGGAGAGGAGAAGGCAAAGCATTATCTTCCTTTGACTGCCACTTTAGCTTTTTTTGTATTTTTGGCTAATGCTATTGGTATAATACCTGGCTTTGAATCTCCTTCATCAAGTCTTAGCTTCACACTTACTTTGGCTTTAGTCGTGTTTGTTTATTATAATTTTGAGGGGATTAGGACCTTTGGTATTGTGAAGTATTTAGCACATTTTGCAGGTCCCGTAAAAGCACTTGCACCATTGATGTTCCCAATAGAGATTATTTCTCATTGCTCTAGGGTTGTATCATTATCATTTCGTTTGTTTGGTAATATCAAGGGTGATGATATGTTTTTACTTGTTATGTTGATGTTGGCTCCTTGGGTTGCTCCATTACCTGCATTTTTAATCCTTACTTTTATGGCATTTTTACAAGCATTTATTTTTATGATTCTTACTTATGTATTCTTAGCCGGTGCTACATTAGCAAGTGAGGAAGGGCATTAAATCATATCTAATAACAGATTGTAATTTATACCCAAAAGACAAAAAGGAGTTTTGCTCCTTTTACCACTCTATATTAGATTCTCATAAAGTGGATTTTGCTTGTTTTAGGGATAAGAGTAATGTGTATAATCCGCATCTTCTTGAATCTTTTTTAGAACTTAATTTACGATATAAGATAAAATCATTTATTAATAGTAATTACAAGTTGGCTTTAGAGTTTGGCTTTGATGGATTGCATTGTAATTCATATCAAATAAATTTGATAAAACCAGCAAAAGACAAGAAGCTAATGGTATTTTTTAGTGGACATAATGAAAGGGATATTATGGATTCTAGTTTGCAAGGCGCAGATGCAGTTACAATTAGCCCAATTTTTCACTCTCCAAATAAAGGAGAGCCATTAGGAGTTAGAGCATTAGAAGAGCTTACAATAAGTAATGCAAGTATTAATATTATAGCATTAGGTGGTATAACTTCTATTGAACAAATTAAGAAAATTTCACATATTCCGCTTTTTGGCTTTGCTTCAATTAGATATTTTTTATCATAATAACTAAAAATTCATACTAACTATAACTTACGTAATATTACTTTGTGCTATTACCTTGATTTGATATTTTCATAATTATGTGTATAATTCATTTTCTAAATTGCACATTTTGTAAGGAACTAAAATGGAAAGCGATATTGCAAACACTGATTTCGCCCCCCCCCCCCCCACAA
It encodes:
- the frr gene encoding ribosome recycling factor, whose translation is MELQDIYNHTKEAMDKSIEAMKRDFGTLRSGKVSVSILDHILVSYYDTPTPLNQVSSVIAQDASTIVITPWEKTLLKDIERAIQEANIGVNPNNDGEAIKLFFPPMTSEQRKESAKEAKNIGEKAKISIRNIRKDSNDKIKKLEKDKLITEDESKKAQDEIQKFTDNATKKIDESVKHKEEELLKI
- the pyrE gene encoding orotate phosphoribosyltransferase, with protein sequence MDIKQVYIDSKALLEGHFLLSSGKHSPYYLQSARIMEYPQKSEIVIKELSKLILDSGIRIDSVCSPALGGLLVGYELARSLNVRFIFTERVNGKMELRRGFSVRKGEKILVCEDIITTGGSAVECGNEVRKYGAEVMAYAALANRGICSIYNDNNPQQDSCKLNPNIPLFALGNFVFDTYEVDDCPLCKGGSVAIKPGSRGN
- a CDS encoding RDD family protein; the protein is MRFRHVKKISKKIITHDNNDNLATFFDRFKAQVVDTFMIYMPILYFITYVIMGSAEAFRDSVLAPFFGVILYGIVVSIFMSFGGQTPGKKAYEIIVKRDDNKKITFLFAMTRFFLFLVSGFLIFGIFMPLFRKDKKTLHDLILQTKVCKKV
- a CDS encoding F0F1 ATP synthase subunit A encodes the protein MNSIFTFAGLISHDHDFIIAFHVVLVAIIAFILARFATAKMQVIPGTIQNVFEAFLSGVIFMAKDVIGEEKAKHYLPLTATLAFFVFLANAIGIIPGFESPSSSLSFTLTLALVVFVYYNFEGIRTFGIVKYLAHFAGPVKALAPLMFPIEIISHCSRVVSLSFRLFGNIKGDDMFLLVMLMLAPWVAPLPAFLILTFMAFLQAFIFMILTYVFLAGATLASEEGH
- a CDS encoding thiamine phosphate synthase, coding for MRKGIKSYLITDCNLYPKDKKEFCSFYHSILDSHKVDFACFRDKSNVYNPHLLESFLELNLRYKIKSFINSNYKLALEFGFDGLHCNSYQINLIKPAKDKKLMVFFSGHNERDIMDSSLQGADAVTISPIFHSPNKGEPLGVRALEELTISNASINIIALGGITSIEQIKKISHIPLFGFASIRYFLS